ACAAGTGTGAATGCCTTACGCTTCATCATGGGCCTCCTCATTCGACGGTGATCCCGGTAAAAAGATGTGAAACGATGAAACCGTTAAACCATGACCAACAGCATTCCCGCAAAGAGACCCTACCACTCAGTGAGAACCTCTCGCAGAGGTGAATGATATACCTGCTTGGTCGAGGCTACCCCTTTAACTTTGGGCCGGTCTCTTGCGGCTGGGTGCCTACGGGCGGGAACATGAAGTCTCTTTCCCTCGGCAAGGGTAATTTTTCCAATTCTTCAAGTGTAAAGGACCCTTCCTAACGAGTCAACAAACTGGCGTTTTGGCCGAGCCCCACTTTTTGTAAGGATGTGTGAGGGGCCAAAGGCTTAATCTGTCGTAGGGGCGATTCAGGAATGGCCCCTACCGGTGAACGCTGAGAGTGCTTTTTCTGTCGAGAGAAGCAGGCGCCTCCCCAGCCCCACTACACAGACCTGACAAGCAGGTCCCTCCGGCATTTTTGCGGAAGGGCCGGGATTCTTCCGGAGGGGCACGCTTGTCGTGCCCGGGGTCAGTTGGCATGTCGCGGCGTCAGCCTTGGTAGGGGCAATTCATGAATTGCCCTTACTGCTCCGTCACAGGATAATTTTGGGATAAACGGACTTGAGTTTGCCGCGGGCATCTTCCGCGGTGATTTGCCAGTCGACGCCGCGCTGCCGAGCGTTGAGGTCTCCCGACCACGTTGCAATTTCCTCCTGAAGAAGACGTAGCTCCCCCAGGCGACGCCCCGCCACACACTGCCGGGTCGAACAGCTCAATTCGCACTCCACCACGTTCAGCCAACTGCCGTGTTTCGGCGTGTAAACAAACTCAATGCGGCGAACGTACTGACGAGCCCGCTCCGCTGGGAACACCTCGTAAAACGCCCCCTTCGTGCGCGTGTTCAGGTTGTCACAGATCAGCGTGATCCGCTCACAGTCCGCGTAACGCCCGTCCAAAAGCGCCGACGCCTCCGTCGCTCAGTCGCTCTTGGTCCAAAAAATGCTGAAGCATCTTCTCCACCGTCTGCCGCCGACACCCGAACGCTTCGGCAATCCGTTGGTCCCTCCAAGCCGGATCGTCCGCGTCCGCCTTCAGCAGAATCTGAGCGCGACGGACCTTACGGCTCGTTGCCTTCAGCTTGCGAATGACCTCCTGACATTTCTGACGTTCCTCCTCGGTCAGCCGGACAATATACGTCTTTCGCGTGGCAATCGTCCTTGGTGCGGCGTAAAGGAAACGGCCACGAAGTTCATCCGATCCTACCCAACAGAATCCGCATCTTTTCCTGTGACGGGGCACTAGGTTCAGGTCCCTTCCCAACAGCAGAGAAAAAGTGGGGATGCCCTGGGTGGACACGATTTGGCCAACGGTAGAGAGGGTACCAACGCCCAGTCAATAAGGGCTGCAAACACGCGGAAAGAAGTGGGCACAAGTTGGAACCGGCGTCTGTTTCGCAATCCCGTCGACGTCTATTTCAGCGTGGTGCCGGTTCGGCTGCCCAGGCGAATCCAGCCGTCATGGTTTGGCTGGGAGCCCGAAGAGACGAGCGGTTTCGGCGCGGGATTGGCAGGTTCCCGTCGATCACGGGGAATACTCGACGCAACCTCGGACTCGGCACTGAGGGTGCTCTGAACCTCCGAAAGAGGCCGATCCTCGATCGAGATGATGTTTTCCGGCGGTATTCCCAGATCAATGAAGGGTTCCATCTCCTCGCGGGTGAGCGGCTTGCCCATGGTCTCGGGTATCCTTTCTGACGTGGCGGTTTGCACACCCACGCCGGTCACCTTTTTCGGATAGCTTTTCTGTGTATGCCCGAGACGGTTGGAGGGGGAAATGCCCGCCTTTACTGCCGGCGAAACCGACGGTTGCGTCTGGAGAATTGACCCAGCCCGATAGCGTGAGGAGGCGATCGGACGCCCGTGCTCATTGAGAACCGGGCCGGCTTCATCGTAGGGGCTGCAGCACATTCGACAACCGAGGAGGGTGACAAACCCCGCGGCAAGCAACCAGGCAGGAATGACCGAACCGTATCTCATGGGCGTTTCGACCTCTCAAAGCGGCAAGGAATTTCTCACGAAACTCCCTCACCGTAACTCAATCGGCCGAACAGCCCGCAAAATCCATAAAATTTGTCTGGCTTCCATCGACGGAGTCAGCAGCATAACGGTTTTCGAATTTCAGTAAGCTGGGGACATCCTGTGTGTCCCCAGCAAACGATACGGTACCCCCACGGCAGGTCACGCAACACCATGGCCGCAACGCTTGGCAGAACCTCAGTCTTTGGTTCCAAAATCTGATAAAAAGGCCTCCTGGATGAGGAGGTTCTCCTCGTGCTCGTGCCGGGCGATGGCTTTCTCGAATTCGAGGAAGGCCTCTTTGGCCGTTGCCCACCAAACCTGAGGATCAACTCCATCGGCGCATGTTTTATGACAATAGGACTGAAGCAGATCGAGGATGGACTGGTGCTCGCTTTCCAAAGCCTTGGCCCGTTCCACAAGGTGAGGGGCCACCAGGACGGCCTCGGAGAAGTAACCACCTTCTTCCTCGTACCGGAAGTGGTCCGCCAGCAGACGGCAGAGAAATTTTGTTTTTTCGGCGATCGCGCAACAATCCGTCGTATGGTTGAGGATTGCCTCCTTGATCTCGCCGATGATCTGCTCGATCTGGCGATGTTGCTCGAGAAGAGCCTGGACGCTGGCAGTTGTGGGGCGCGACGCAGTCATAGTGTCCCTCCCAAAGAGTTCAGGTTTTCCCGGACAGGCAAAGCCCACAGCGTGCTTTGCCGCACAGGCCGATCCTTCAGGCCGTGCCGATACATGTCCCATCCATTCCCGTTCCACCGTTAATTGTGACAGTTAGAATCGCTGTCGTCAAACGTTCCACTGGTATTTCCCTTCGCCATGGGACGGGGCCACCGATTGGAAAGCCGCCCAGCGCCTCCCCGTTCTTGCCATGTAACTTGGGCGCATTTGGAATCCCGTGTAGCTTTTTCGCGGGTAACCCGCGAATTGTCATGTGTCGTGACTTTTTTTCGCCGATAAGATGTCGATGAACCCCATCGGAGGTCTCCCGGTTGCGGACCGGACATATCGGATATACTGGAATTTTCTCCGGCACCCGTGATAGTTTGGATAAAATATCCATTTTGTTCGAGCGGTGACCGGATTCTCGCCACGCTTAGCGTTTTTTATTACAGGCGAATTACGAAAAAAGTTCGTGGCTATCTAACCGGGAGGGAACCGGCCCCAGTCTTTCGTGTCAATGACGCATGCTTTCCACGGATATCGTCATTAGCGGAATCGGAATCGTCAGCCCGATCGGTATCGGCCTGGACGCCTTTGCGGACTCTCTGCTGGCCGGGCGGTCGGGCGTGAAGCAGATTCAATTGTTCGATCCCTCGGGACTACCCGTCCGATCGGCCGCAGAGATTACGGATTTCGATCCGCGCCGATTCGTGCCCAATCGAAAAGCGCTCAAGGTGATGGCCAGGGATGCGCAGCTCGGGGTGGCCGCCGCGATGCTGGCCTGGAAAAACGCAGGCCTGGAAACGGCCGGTCTGGATCCCGACCGGGTCGGCGTGGTTTTGGGGGCGGATCGAATTTGCGGCGCTCTGGAGGACAGCGAGCCCACCTATCGCGCCTGTATGGTGGATGGTCGGTTTGACTTTGATCGCTGGGCACCGCAGGGAATGCCGGCGACCTTTCCCCTGGTCTTTCTCAAGGTTCTCCCCAACATGATCGCCTCTCATATTTCGATCGTTCTCGATGCGAGAGGCCCCAACAACACGATTCATCAGGGTGATCTGTCGGGGCTTCTGGCGGTGATCGAAGGGGCGAGCCTCCTCGAACGCAATCTCGCCGATGTCGTCCTGGTGGGCGGTGCCAGCTCCCAGATGAATCCCTTCGATTGGGCACGCTTCGGAGTCATTGGCCGACTTTCCAAATTGGCAGACGACGGGGTAGGAAGTCCGCGACCGTTTGATCGTGATCGGGACGGAGAAGTTCGGGGGGAGGCGGCCGTTCTATTCGTCCTGGAGCGGAAGGCCCATGCGCGAGCCCGGGGGGCAAGGATCTGGGCCCACCTTCGCGGCTGGGGCCGGTGCTGTGTGTACCAGAGACCGCACTTCGATAAGTGCTTGCCCGCTCTGGAAAGGGCAATCTCCCAGGCCCTGAAAGATGCGCGACTCCAGCCCCGGGAAATTGGTCACGTCAATGCGCAGGGGGTGGCCACACGGGTGGATGATATTCTGGAGAGCCGAGCCATTCAGGCTGCACTGGGTGATGTCCCTGTGACTGCGCCGCGGAGTTTCTTCGGGAACACCGGTGCCGCGGCGGGAGCACTAGAACTGGCTACCACGGTCGTGCTGGGGGCTCAGCAATTGCTGCCCCCAACTCTTCACTATGAGCATCCCGACCCCGAGTGCCCTGTGAACGTTGTCTGCCAACCGCAGAAGACGACCAGCAACCTCGGCGTGGCTGTGAATTGGACCGAGGTAGGCCAGGCCGCTGCTCTGGTTGTGGAGACTAATCCCTCACGGTAGAGGTTTTGCCCCCAAAAAGGCTCGCCCAGTGCAACTCGTAACCCACACCGAGCGCCGAGCTCACACCGAGCGGAAAACTTCCACCGCCGGTGGCCGACCCGCCATGACTGATTGCCTGGCTGACCGTGCGGACGTGTCCCACTGATAACGGCTTAGCTCAATAGCGAGCACGATCACCGCGATAATAATGGCCAGGAGAGATAGGCCAAGCATCACGGTAAAAATGTCAATTTGGCGAAGTCGCTCACGAAGGGTTGGCCTGGGGGGCTTCGCTGGTGCCAGTTCCTCTTCAGGTGCGGTGCTGACGGGCGGTATACCCAAGCCGTCAGAATCGGGCGGGGCCGCCCCGGGAGAAAGATCGGGCCCAGGGGCCATCATTTCATCCAGATTTTTGAAGGGATCGTCTGCCTGGGACACGTTCGCGGCTCCTTTGTGATGCAAAACAGACGAGAGCTTTTCCCCGCGCACGACCTTCCCAAATTAAAATTCCCGGCGGTGACGGCGTGGCGGTCGATGTTCCTTTTTAAAAGTATGATTAGGGAATCGGGTTCAGGCAACCTTGCGCCGTGCCCGGCCAGCCCCATTTTTTCCTGTCTCACCATGAGGTCATACCGAGTCTCACGGCGCCTTGCGCGGAAGTGAGCTCGAGTCCGCAGGTACCTACTAGCGGGATCAACATTGCAGGATAGTGCATTTCACCGACCGGACGTAGTCCGCTTGATGAGGCTCCTTTTTCAAGATAGGGGCAATGTGTGAATCGCTCCTACCGCACGTGAGATACAGCCTTTGGCCTCTCGCAAATTCTTATCGCGAGACGTTTCAGCGGTTCTCCGCCCGCATCGCAATCGAGAAGTAGCCGTAATACGTTTCATTACCCCGCAGGATGAAAAACTTGAGGGGCAGAAAACTCGCGAAATCCGGCCTGCGAATGATGTAGAGGACATTTTCCACCGAAATCGTTTCCCACAAATGCATTCCCACCAGAACATCGCCCTTACGCAGGCCCTGAGAGGCGGCGGGGCTTCCCGGCCGGACATCGGTGATTAATAGCCCACCGCGGTAATGGGTTTGGAATTGCTGACGAAATCTCTCCGGCGGAATGGGCTCCAAACGCAGTCCGATAAGCGACCAAATCTCATCCACAGGAGCGGCATTTTTTGGCTCCGCCAGGGTGAGGGCGAGCTGGTCTTCCGTTGTATGGTTCCGCAGAACGACGAGGTTCAGCGAAGTGCCAGGTGATTTGTCCAGCAGAATACGCTGGAAGTCGAGTGGGTTAGCGACCTTTTGGCCGTTTACTTCCGTGATCACGTCCCCGGGTAGCAGGCCGGCTTTGGCTGCCGGGCTGTCCGGTTCCACAGATGCCACCGTCAGTGGACCGGTGGGTGGCAACGACTGGAATGTGATGCCGTATCGAATGCGTTCGCTGTTAATCTCGGCGAGAAGCCGGGCTGCCGCTTCCACCACGCGATCGACCGGAATGGCAAAGCCAATCCCCTGGGCGCCGGCTCGCACGGCCACATTGACGCCGATCATTTCCCCGTTGATGTTGAGGAGCGGTCCTCCGGAATTGCCCGGGTTGATGCTGGCATCAGTTTGAATGAGATCATCGTAGTACTGGGCGTCGCTCACCTGCACCGCTCGATGGAGCGCACTGACGATGCCACGGGTCGCGGTATGCTCATAACCATACGCGTTGCCCAGCGCGATCACGGATTCGCCGGGCATGAGATCGGACGAAGTACCGATCTTGATGACCTGAAGCGGGCGGTCAGGATCAATCTTGATAATGGCCAGATCGGTTTCAGGATCGCGGGCAAGGAGTCTGGCGGTGTAGCGGGTCCCGTCGTACAGCGTGACCTCGATGTCGCGGACGCCGTCCACGACGTGATGATTCGTCACGATGTATCCCCGCTCGTCGATAATGACCCCGGTGCCCATCCCGTTGACGCGGCGAGCAGGTTCCGGTCGGCTTGACGTGCCCGCCGTGGTGATAAGGGTTTTTTCGCCCCGGATATTGACCACCGCCGGTCGGGCATTCCGAATGGCAATGACGATGGGCGTTTCTCGCGGATTATCTGCGGAAAGCGTGTATCCAGCAGCGAAAGTGGCATAGATCGCGAAAAGGGCACCAGCCCAGGCCGTCAAACGGAAAGATCGTGTTGCAAGCATGTTCTCGGCAGGCCGTTGGCTAGGAATTGCTGGGACCCATACACGACGTCAGCCCACCCGTTCTGCGCTGGGTCGGGCTAGAATGGATGAATCGGAAATGCTCATTGGCTGCTTGATGCGACTCCTTGGAACCTCACAAACTCATCGCATCTTTGCTAAATTGCCATTTCGGATGGGGGCAGTCGGTGAGAGTCGGATCGGGCTTCCCCTGGGTTCCATATTGAAAGCGATAAGGCGGCATCGGGCGGGGAGAAGCAGTTGATGAGCTTGGAATGGGATCAGCGGCCAAGAACACGCCGCAGGGCCGCAGGATTCGGCGGCGGTGAATCCGGCAGGACGACCTGCTGGCTTTGCGTGCGGATGGCCACACGCTGCTCGGCGGGAAGGGTAAATAACCAGGACTCCGAGGGCTCTATGCCGCGTCCAGATTCCTCAGCCCTCGGTGGCGAAATCTCTCGGAGGGGCGGCATCTGGGATTCTGGACCAGCGGCGGATTCGGAAGGGGGTGACGAATTGCCCCAGTCATTCGCCACTGGCGGTTGGGGGGCCAGTATCGGGGCAGAACTCTGTGGAAGAGGCGGCGGAGTGGGAATCGGCTCTGGCTCGACCGACGGGCGGGAGGAATCCGTGGGGCCCGAGTTTGGCACGCGTGGGACTTCGAGAATCGGCCGAGTGGGCAGGGCGTAGAACCTCCCTCCGGGACTTCGCAACGCGAGACGAAAACTTTGCGGAAAAACGTGTTCCGCCCAGGTGTCGCCGGCAATTTGTACTCCCGTCTGATCACTGAGGCCAATCACGGCCGGGCCGGCCGCGGTGCTTCGGCACTGGGCGGGAGAGGTGACGCGGCGGCAACTCTGATGGCAACAGGCAGTGCATCGGGCGGACGGAGATAACCAAGCCATCCGGCACCCGGCAAGAAAAACGCTGGCCAGTGCGGTCAGGACCGTGATCGTGACTGATCGCCGCAGTATCGATCTCACACCATGTGAACCTGTCCGACTTGGATTTGCGCGTTCACAGAAAATAACAGCCGCGCTGCTTGCTCAGAGTGCACCTAGGGTGGGCCCGGAGTTCGTGCCTGCCGCGAGTTTTTGCGGCAGGAAACCTCACACCGTTAGGGACCCTGTCAGCAGGTATTAGAGAGAATCGGCCGGTGAATTGGCCAGACTTTGACGATTAGTTAAACATTGCGGGCAGCGTCAGTCTAACTGCGTTACAGTGAGCAAATGGAAGTTACGGGACAAGTTGCCCTGGAGTCCTTTCCAAAATCCTACCGCTGCCAGAGGGGTGGGCTTACAGGGTCGTGGCGAACCCAGGAAATTTGGGCAGAAAGGGGTGAAATCCCGATCAGGCTGCCCGGCGCCATTCCCTGACCGCGCGTGGCCGCAACGGCTCGCCCATTCGGTGAAGCTCAAGCGACTGAATGACGGCCTCCGCGAGAGCCACGGCCTCCAGGCCGCTCTCGCCGGTCACCAGCGGGGGACGGCCCGTCCGCACGGCTTCCGCGAAGTCGCGAAGTTCTTCTTCCAGGGGGTCCTGGTTGCTGACGGTGAGCTCCCGATGATCAAAATACTGGGGTTCGAAAGCCTGCCTGAGCTCTTCCAGCTCCGTGCCCGACAACCGTGTGATATCCAGCTTGCCCTCGAGGAGTTTTCTTCCCAGGTGACACACGGTTGTTTTGCGCGCGGCAAAGTCGATGTCGATAATCGCGTCACGCGTCCAAACCCGCATCCATCGGGCTGGTTGCTTGTCGATTCGGGAGGTCTTTAATAGGGCAGTTGCCCCATTGGCAAAGCGAAGTTCCGCTTGTGCCGTGTCCTCATGGGGACCGAGGAGGGCGATACCCGTGGCATGGACCTCAGAGAGCGGCGCCGCGATCATCGCCCGTATCAGATCCAGGTCGTGGATCATCAGGTCGAGGACGCATCCGATATCTGTGGACCGGAAACTGAAGGGGCCCTGCCGGACCGTTTCCACGAGCCAGGGGTCATGCATGTGGGGAACAGCAGCCTGGAACGCAGGATTGAACCTCTCAATGTGACCCACCTGCAGGACAAGTCCCGATTGGCGTGCCAGATGGACGAGTGGTTCGCCCTCTGTTACGCTCAGGGCCAGGGGTTTTTCGACGAAAACATGCCGACCTTTCACGAGGCATTCCTCCACGATGCCGGCATGCGTGGAAGCGGGGGTGGCGACCACCACGGCATCACAGACGGCAAGGAGCGGTCGGTAATCTTCCCAGGCCGGGCAATCGCACTCCGCGGCAAGTGCGAGCCGCCGGGCCTCTACCGGGTCGGCGATGCCGGCGAGCGCCACGTTGGGAAGCCGTTTGATTTTTCGCGCGTGAAAAGTTCCCAGCCGACCAGCACCAATCACGCCAATACGCAAGGGTGTATGTGAATCGGGCATGGTGTGTCAAAAACCTAACACACGAAACGTGTCTCAAAGTTCTCCGTGGGATCGCCGCCGAAGCCACGCGGCGCATTTGCTGGGCAAGCTTTCGGTGTCAATCAAGCGGTCTTTCCCGGACCGTCGATTCGGCGCGGAGGCATCGGTTCCCCATTTAACTTTTGGTAGCCGGGTTTCATGCGCACGATCGCAGGGAATCTACGGCGGGAAACTGCCGGATGAGCTGCAAGCCCAGTTGGGCGTTCAGCCGGTGACCGCTGCGATAGGCGCAAAATCGGCCCACCAAATCACATCCACAAAGTGCCAGATCTCCCACCATGTCGAGCAACTTGTGCCGAACACACTCGTCGGGAAACCGCAGTTCGTTGTCAATGGGCCCGTGCTCATCGAACACGAGCAGATCCCGCGGCGTGGTGCGACGTCCCAAACCCTGGGAGAGAAGCCATTCCGCTTCCTCCTTGAGCATGAAGGTACGGCATGGGGCGAGTTCCCGGCGAAACGTCTCGGGGGTCAAGGTGAGACCGAAACTCTGCCGTCCGATCGGCCCCTCTGGCCCATAGTCCAGGAGATACCGCATGAAACATTCCTTGCCCAGCCCGGGACGTGCCTCGAACCAGCAGCCATTCTCCTCCACGCGCACAACGGCGCTCAGGACGCGCACCGGGCGTGGCATGGATTGCTTGATAATTCCCGCCGCCAGAAGGGCTTCCACGAAAGGCAGGGCGGAGCCATCGCAGCCCGGCATTTCGGGGGCGGTCACGGCGACCTCACAATTATCGATCTGCAGGCCGCCCAGCGCCGCCATGACGTGTTCCACCATTTCCACCCGAACGCCCCGGTATTCGAGACAACTCCGCCGCGGCATTTCGATACGATATTCCAGCCGGGCGGGAATTCGCGGGCGATGGCGGAGGTCTTCACGCACAAACACCACTCCTGTGTTGGGTGGTGCCGGCCGAAACTCCACGCGGCAGTCTTCACCCGACCAGTATCCGAAGCCCTCGACGGCCACCGGGCGAGCAATCGTTTGCTGTGATCTGAAGGAGAGCATCCAGGTCGTAAATCGTTATCCAAGGGTTGACAGTTCTGCCGACAGACCAATCACCGCTGTTGCCACTCTCACCGCAAGGTGCCCGGAGTGGTTGGCCGAGGATAACCGCCCTGGTTGGGAACCACCGGCAACGAATTCGTGGAGGCAGATGTCGTCGCCGACTGAGCCCGGGCGTTAAGCCGCTGGAGGACTATGGGAGTCAGGTCCAGCTCGGGCGCTTTGTAGACGATCAGCTGGTTGATGTAGCGGAGGACATCGTCGGGCGAATTCGGATCGACCTCCTGACCGTTGAACCGCAGGACCATCACGATTCCGTTGGCCGCGGCGAGATACTGGATCTCGTTGACGATTTCCTGATACGTAGCGTAATGGAGCTTGGCTTCCCGCAGCAGGAATTCCTTGCGTTTCTTGATGACTTCCGCCTCAAAATCCTTTTGCCGCTTAACGAGAGTGTCATCAATTTGATTGTAAGTGGAAGATCCCGGCTGATGGTCCTTGAGTTGTTCGGCGAGCGCCTTAAGGGACTCCTGTTCCCGCTGGGCCCATTGCTCCACGGCAGCGGCTTCGGACCTCAAAGCACTCATTTCTTGCTTGAAGCGAAGGTGGTTTTTAAAGATGTACTCGATATCCACCACTGCGATATTGCGGACGGCCGAAGGCCGCACTGGAGTTGCAGGAGGTGCCACCTGTTGCGCAGCCAGTTGATAGACGAGAGTTCCACTGACACAGAGGAGTCCCGCTCCCAGCCAAAGCCAGTGCCTTTTCAACATGATCTTCCTCCTTGAAGTACTGTTGACGGTCGCTCCTGACCAAAAATCACTTCCTAAGAGTACCGATTTGCTTGCGACGCGTCGAGACCAGTTCCGAATTCTCAAAAGGCGAAAGTAAAAGGCCGGGAGAAACGAGACAGCTCATTCGGGTTCGGGGCCTGGCAGACGGGAAGCCGACCGCTGAATCGCTTCCCGAACCTTCCCTTTACCCCCGTTGCCCTCAGTCGTTAGAATCCACATTTCTGACGCATTTCCAGCAGAATTAAATCTTGCGTATTTGCCCAACTGCACCCCGATCAGAGGGGGGTATTTGCCACCGATATCGGGGTTCGGCGCTGAATAAATCGGCCGGCGACAGACGCCAGCCCATAAGGACTAACTCTACTGGCTGAATGACGCGAGGGACTGCCCTATGCCACGTTATAACCCGTCGATCATCGAGCCCAAATGGCAACGTTACTGGGAGGAAAACAAGACGTTTGCCTGTCCGCGGCTTCCCACCGGACCGAAGTTCTACGTGCTGGACATGTTCCCCTATCCGAGTGGCGAAGGGCTCCACGTGGGGCATCCCGAAGGTTACACGGCCACGGATATCATGGCCCGTTACGCCCGAATGAAGGGCAAGTGCGTGCTCCATCCGATGGGCTGGGACGCCTTTGGACTTCCCGCGGAACAGCATGCAAAACGGACTGGAGAGCATCCCCGAATAGCAACCTACCGCAATATCGCGAACTTCCGTCGGCAGCTTAAGATGATCGGCTTCAGTTACGATTGGGATCGGGAGTTCGCCACAACGGATCCAGACTATTTTCGCTGGACGCAGTACATTTTCTTAATCCTGTACGACACCTGGTACGACACCGAACAGCAGCGCGGACGGCCGATCAGCGAACTGCCCATTCCGGAAGAAATTGCCGCTCAGGGAGAGGATGCTATCGAGCGTTACCGCGATGAACACCGTCTCGCCTACCAATTGGAAGCTCCGGTGAATTGGTGTCCGGCTCTCGGCACTGTGCTGGCCAACGAAGAGGTGGTGGGAGGTGTCAGCGAGCGTGGCGGTTACCCGGTCATCCGCAT
This is a stretch of genomic DNA from Thermogutta terrifontis. It encodes these proteins:
- a CDS encoding beta-ketoacyl-[acyl-carrier-protein] synthase family protein, whose amino-acid sequence is MLSTDIVISGIGIVSPIGIGLDAFADSLLAGRSGVKQIQLFDPSGLPVRSAAEITDFDPRRFVPNRKALKVMARDAQLGVAAAMLAWKNAGLETAGLDPDRVGVVLGADRICGALEDSEPTYRACMVDGRFDFDRWAPQGMPATFPLVFLKVLPNMIASHISIVLDARGPNNTIHQGDLSGLLAVIEGASLLERNLADVVLVGGASSQMNPFDWARFGVIGRLSKLADDGVGSPRPFDRDRDGEVRGEAAVLFVLERKAHARARGARIWAHLRGWGRCCVYQRPHFDKCLPALERAISQALKDARLQPREIGHVNAQGVATRVDDILESRAIQAALGDVPVTAPRSFFGNTGAAAGALELATTVVLGAQQLLPPTLHYEHPDPECPVNVVCQPQKTTSNLGVAVNWTEVGQAAALVVETNPSR
- a CDS encoding trypsin-like peptidase domain-containing protein, with translation MLATRSFRLTAWAGALFAIYATFAAGYTLSADNPRETPIVIAIRNARPAVVNIRGEKTLITTAGTSSRPEPARRVNGMGTGVIIDERGYIVTNHHVVDGVRDIEVTLYDGTRYTARLLARDPETDLAIIKIDPDRPLQVIKIGTSSDLMPGESVIALGNAYGYEHTATRGIVSALHRAVQVSDAQYYDDLIQTDASINPGNSGGPLLNINGEMIGVNVAVRAGAQGIGFAIPVDRVVEAAARLLAEINSERIRYGITFQSLPPTGPLTVASVEPDSPAAKAGLLPGDVITEVNGQKVANPLDFQRILLDKSPGTSLNLVVLRNHTTEDQLALTLAEPKNAAPVDEIWSLIGLRLEPIPPERFRQQFQTHYRGGLLITDVRPGSPAASQGLRKGDVLVGMHLWETISVENVLYIIRRPDFASFLPLKFFILRGNETYYGYFSIAMRAENR
- the lpxC gene encoding UDP-3-O-acyl-N-acetylglucosamine deacetylase; its protein translation is MLSFRSQQTIARPVAVEGFGYWSGEDCRVEFRPAPPNTGVVFVREDLRHRPRIPARLEYRIEMPRRSCLEYRGVRVEMVEHVMAALGGLQIDNCEVAVTAPEMPGCDGSALPFVEALLAAGIIKQSMPRPVRVLSAVVRVEENGCWFEARPGLGKECFMRYLLDYGPEGPIGRQSFGLTLTPETFRRELAPCRTFMLKEEAEWLLSQGLGRRTTPRDLLVFDEHGPIDNELRFPDECVRHKLLDMVGDLALCGCDLVGRFCAYRSGHRLNAQLGLQLIRQFPAVDSLRSCA
- a CDS encoding hemerythrin domain-containing protein, translating into MTASRPTTASVQALLEQHRQIEQIIGEIKEAILNHTTDCCAIAEKTKFLCRLLADHFRYEEEGGYFSEAVLVAPHLVERAKALESEHQSILDLLQSYCHKTCADGVDPQVWWATAKEAFLEFEKAIARHEHEENLLIQEAFLSDFGTKD
- a CDS encoding transposase, which produces MDGRYADCERITLICDNLNTRTKGAFYEVFPAERARQYVRRIEFVYTPKHGSWLNVVECELSCSTRQCVAGRRLGELRLLQEEIATWSGDLNARQRGVDWQITAEDARGKLKSVYPKIIL
- a CDS encoding OmpH family outer membrane protein: MLKRHWLWLGAGLLCVSGTLVYQLAAQQVAPPATPVRPSAVRNIAVVDIEYIFKNHLRFKQEMSALRSEAAAVEQWAQREQESLKALAEQLKDHQPGSSTYNQIDDTLVKRQKDFEAEVIKKRKEFLLREAKLHYATYQEIVNEIQYLAAANGIVMVLRFNGQEVDPNSPDDVLRYINQLIVYKAPELDLTPIVLQRLNARAQSATTSASTNSLPVVPNQGGYPRPTTPGTLR
- a CDS encoding Gfo/Idh/MocA family protein → MPDSHTPLRIGVIGAGRLGTFHARKIKRLPNVALAGIADPVEARRLALAAECDCPAWEDYRPLLAVCDAVVVATPASTHAGIVEECLVKGRHVFVEKPLALSVTEGEPLVHLARQSGLVLQVGHIERFNPAFQAAVPHMHDPWLVETVRQGPFSFRSTDIGCVLDLMIHDLDLIRAMIAAPLSEVHATGIALLGPHEDTAQAELRFANGATALLKTSRIDKQPARWMRVWTRDAIIDIDFAARKTTVCHLGRKLLEGKLDITRLSGTELEELRQAFEPQYFDHRELTVSNQDPLEEELRDFAEAVRTGRPPLVTGESGLEAVALAEAVIQSLELHRMGEPLRPRAVREWRRAA
- a CDS encoding helix-turn-helix domain-containing protein, producing MPRHRKRCGFCWVGSDELRGRFLYAAPRTIATRKTYIVRLTEEERQKCQEVIRKLKATSRKVRRAQILLKADADDPAWRDQRIAEAFGCRRQTVEKMLQHFLDQERLSDGGVGAFGRALRGL